One region of Candidatus Poribacteria bacterium genomic DNA includes:
- a CDS encoding phytanoyl-CoA dioxygenase family protein yields the protein MTPEEEKVHFDTFGFIIRRGLFGPEEMQKFSHWFDEGCDAQCGPFAGERQIGYPGLSIHEGFCNHYLDDPRILDTLENLMGEGFMLVASDAQRHSGNSHWHQDTVIPMEEGKASEYLMLKVIMYLDDHSEGPGCLWVLPGSHRRGYAESIRGLIAMGNPTDVDTLTPAGVQPTALPGAVPTKTCPGDIIFFNQKLAHSSWGGQLGRRFLGLTFGAKPTEDWQVEWLVHHGERWKKMCRNKRQSQFPEHLVRTAGPRRRHLIEFMYSRGY from the coding sequence GTGACTCCAGAAGAAGAAAAAGTACATTTTGACACATTTGGGTTCATTATCAGGCGAGGGCTCTTTGGACCGGAGGAGATGCAAAAATTCTCCCACTGGTTTGACGAAGGATGCGATGCCCAGTGTGGTCCCTTCGCAGGTGAAAGGCAAATAGGTTATCCCGGGCTCAGCATACATGAGGGGTTCTGCAATCACTACCTCGACGACCCACGAATTCTGGATACACTGGAAAACCTAATGGGTGAGGGTTTCATGCTGGTTGCCTCAGATGCTCAGCGGCATTCAGGAAATTCCCATTGGCACCAGGATACAGTCATTCCGATGGAAGAGGGCAAAGCAAGTGAATACTTGATGCTCAAGGTGATTATGTATCTGGACGACCATAGCGAGGGGCCGGGGTGTCTGTGGGTGCTTCCGGGAAGTCACAGGCGAGGCTACGCTGAGTCGATACGGGGGTTGATAGCAATGGGAAATCCCACCGACGTTGATACGTTGACTCCAGCCGGTGTGCAACCAACCGCTCTCCCCGGCGCAGTTCCCACCAAAACCTGTCCGGGGGACATCATTTTTTTTAATCAGAAATTGGCGCATTCATCGTGGGGAGGTCAGCTGGGACGCCGATTTTTAGGGCTCACCTTCGGCGCGAAGCCGACCGAGGATTGGCAGGTTGAGTGGCTCGTCCATCATGGCGAGCGGTGGAAAAAAATGTGTAGAAATAAGCGACAGTCGCAGTTTCCGGAACACTTGGTCAGGACCGCTGGTCCTCGTCGTCGTCATCTGATTGAGTTTATGTACAGCAGGGGATACTGA